One Denticeps clupeoides chromosome 12, fDenClu1.1, whole genome shotgun sequence genomic window carries:
- the syt6b gene encoding synaptotagmin-6 isoform X4 has product MAAEKLKDPANFLEAAVKISHTSPDIPADVHLSMKDHLLRRTRIARQTTEPASSNRHSSFKKHLPRQMHHVTSLDRGSEFLDAEEQSTSIGRIQPELYKQNTMEAEDSKKNGSDKNCGKINFSLKYDYENEALLVNIVKAFDLPAKDFCGSSDPYVKVYLLPDRKRKFQTRVHRKTLNPTFDETFQFPVAYEELTARKLHLSVFDFDRFSRHDMIGEVIVDNLFEVSDLSRETSIWRDIQYATSESVDLGEIMFSLCYLPTAGRLTLTVIKCRNLKAMDITGYSDPYVKVSLVCDGKRLKKKKTTIKKNTLNPIYNEAIIFDIPPENMDQVSLQISVMDYDLVGHNEIIGVNRVGCHAEGLGRDHWNEMLAYPRKPIAHWHPLLEFKKLEKERKTRTSSFDSQGSCPSPRLPSSP; this is encoded by the exons ATGGCTGCTGAGAAGCTGAAAGACCCGGCGAACTTCCTGGAGGCAGCAGTGAAGATCAGCCACACGTCCCCGGACATCCCAGCAGACGTGCATCTGTCCATGAAGGACCATTTGCTACGACGTACTCGCATTGCCCGTCAGACCACAGAGCCAGCTTCCTCCAACAG ACATAGTTCCTTCAAGAAGCACCTTCCCAGACAGATGCACCATGTAACCAGTCTTGACCGGGGCAGCGAGTTCCTGGATGCTGAGGAGCAGTCCACCAGCATTGGTCGCATCCAACCCGAACTCTACAAGCAGAACACAATGGAGGCAGAGGATTCCAAAAAGAATGGATCTGACAAGAACTGTGGCAAGATCAATTTCTCCCTCAAGTATGACTATGAGAACGAAGCCCTCCTTGTGAACATCGTCAAGGCCTTTGATTTACCTGCTAAAGACTTCTGTGGCAGCTCAGATCCTTATGTCAAAGTTTACCTCCTGCCTGACCGGAAACGTAAATTCCAGACTCGTGTCCACCGTAAGACACTCAACCCGACGTTTGATGAGACCTTCCAGTTCCCGGTGGCTTATGAAGAATTGACGGCGAGGAAGCTGCACTTGAGCGTCTTTGACTTTGACAGGTTCTCGCGGCATGACATGATAGGGGAGGTGATTGTGGATAACCTCTTTGAAGTGTCTGACCTCTCCCGGGAAACATCCATCTGGAGAGACATTCAATACGCCACCAGC GAGAGTGTGGACCTGGGGGAGATCATGTTCTCACTCTGCTACCTGCCCACAGCAGGCAGACTCACTCTCACTGTTATCAAGTGCCGGAACCTCAAGGCAATGGACATTACTGGATACTCAG ATCCATATGTGAAGGTGTCTCTTGTTTGTGATGGAAAGCgtctgaaaaagaagaagaccaCTATTAAGAAGAATACACTGAATCCCATCTACAACGAGGCCATTATTTTTGACATTCCCCCAGAGAACATGGATCAAGTCAGCTTGCAAATATCTGTTATGGACTACGATCT GGTCGGACACAATGAGATAATTGGTGTCAACAGGGTTGGGTGCCATGCAGAGGGCCTGGGAAGAGACCACTGGAATGAAATGCTGGCGTACCCCCGCAAGCCCATCGCTCACTGGCATCCCCTGCTGGAATTcaagaagctggagaaggag CGAAAAACACGTACCTCCAGCTTTGACAGCCAGGGTTCCTGCCCCTCCCCCAGACTCCCCTCCAGTCCATAA